In Streptomyces dangxiongensis, one DNA window encodes the following:
- a CDS encoding putative cobaltochelatase: MTTPFPFTAVVGQDDLRLALLLNAVSPAVGGVLVRGEKGTAKSTAVRALSALLPEVAVVPGCRFSCDPAAPDPSCPDGPHEAGPGTGRPARMVELPVGASEDRLVGALDIERALAEGVKAFEPGLLADAHRGILYVDEVNLLHDHLVDLLLDAAAMGASYVEREGVSVRHAARFLLVGTMNPEEGELRPQLLDRFGLTVEVAASREPEQRVEVVRRRLAYDDDPAGFATRWAGEEAAVRQRVVAARELLPQVQLGDGALRQIAATCAAFEVDGMRADIVMARTATALAAWAGRTDVLAEDVRQAALLALPHRRRRNPFDAPGLDEDKLDETLEQFAGDGGDGGDGNGEDDGDDGDGDDDPGPGGPGGGGGQPEPDAGPRGGDTAARPEAADGGEPQPSGAGPGEQSPARAAEPFRARVLSVPGIGEGAAGRRSRARTEHGRTTGSRRPRGALTKLHLAATVQAAAPHQRARGRSGPGLVIRRDDLRQAAREGREGNLVLFVVDASGSMAARQRMSAVKGAVLSLLLDAYQRRDKVGLVTFRGSGAEVALPPTSSVDAAAVRLESLPTGGRTPLAAGLLKAHEVLRVERLRDAARRALVVVVTDGRATGGTEPVALAERAARLFAADGIASVVVDCESGPVRLGLAGRLAGELGGTAVTLEELRADSIAGLVRDVQGTTRRAA; encoded by the coding sequence GTGACCACCCCGTTCCCGTTCACGGCCGTTGTCGGCCAGGACGACCTGCGGCTCGCGCTGCTCCTGAACGCCGTCTCGCCGGCGGTCGGCGGTGTGCTGGTGCGCGGCGAGAAGGGCACCGCGAAGTCCACGGCGGTGCGGGCGCTGTCGGCGCTGCTGCCCGAGGTGGCCGTGGTGCCCGGGTGCCGGTTCTCGTGCGATCCGGCGGCACCGGACCCCTCGTGCCCCGACGGGCCGCACGAGGCCGGCCCCGGCACCGGGCGCCCCGCGCGGATGGTGGAACTCCCCGTCGGCGCCTCGGAGGACCGGCTCGTCGGCGCCCTGGACATCGAGCGGGCCCTCGCGGAGGGCGTCAAGGCCTTCGAACCGGGCCTGCTGGCCGACGCGCACCGCGGGATCCTGTACGTCGACGAGGTCAACCTCCTCCACGACCACCTGGTCGACCTGCTGCTGGACGCGGCGGCGATGGGCGCCTCCTACGTGGAGCGCGAGGGCGTGTCGGTGCGGCACGCGGCCCGCTTCCTCCTCGTCGGCACCATGAACCCCGAAGAGGGCGAGCTGCGCCCTCAGTTGCTGGACCGGTTCGGGCTGACCGTGGAGGTCGCCGCGTCCCGGGAGCCGGAGCAGCGCGTGGAGGTCGTGCGGCGCCGGCTGGCGTACGACGACGATCCCGCGGGATTCGCGACGCGCTGGGCCGGCGAGGAGGCCGCCGTACGGCAGCGGGTCGTCGCGGCGCGGGAGCTGCTGCCGCAGGTGCAACTGGGTGACGGGGCGCTGCGGCAGATCGCGGCGACCTGCGCGGCCTTCGAGGTGGACGGCATGCGCGCCGACATCGTGATGGCCCGCACGGCGACGGCGCTGGCCGCGTGGGCCGGGCGTACCGACGTCCTCGCCGAGGACGTGCGGCAGGCGGCGCTGCTCGCGCTGCCGCACCGGCGCCGGCGCAACCCGTTCGACGCGCCGGGCCTCGACGAGGACAAGCTGGACGAGACGCTGGAGCAGTTCGCCGGGGACGGCGGGGACGGCGGGGACGGGAACGGCGAGGACGACGGCGACGACGGGGACGGCGACGACGATCCCGGTCCCGGGGGCCCCGGCGGGGGCGGCGGGCAGCCGGAGCCGGACGCCGGTCCGCGGGGCGGGGACACCGCCGCGCGGCCGGAGGCGGCGGACGGCGGGGAGCCGCAGCCGTCCGGTGCCGGCCCGGGCGAGCAGTCCCCGGCGCGGGCCGCGGAACCCTTCAGGGCCAGGGTGCTGAGCGTGCCCGGGATCGGTGAGGGTGCCGCCGGGCGGCGGTCGCGGGCGCGGACCGAGCACGGCCGGACCACGGGGTCCCGCCGGCCGCGGGGCGCGCTGACCAAGCTGCACCTGGCCGCGACCGTGCAGGCCGCCGCCCCGCATCAGCGGGCGCGCGGCCGGTCGGGACCGGGCCTGGTGATCCGCAGGGACGATCTGCGGCAGGCGGCCCGCGAGGGCCGTGAGGGGAACCTCGTGCTGTTCGTGGTGGACGCCTCGGGGTCGATGGCGGCGCGGCAGCGGATGAGCGCCGTCAAGGGCGCCGTCCTGTCGCTGCTCCTCGACGCCTACCAGCGGCGGGACAAGGTGGGGCTGGTGACCTTCCGGGGCTCCGGGGCCGAGGTGGCGCTGCCGCCGACGTCGTCCGTCGACGCCGCGGCGGTGCGGCTGGAGTCGCTGCCGACCGGTGGCCGTACGCCGCTCGCCGCCGGGCTGCTGAAGGCGCACGAGGTGCTGCGGGTGGAGCGGCTGCGGGACGCCGCGCGGCGGGCGCTGGTCGTGGTGGTGACCGACGGGCGGGCGACGGGCGGGACGGAGCCGGTGGCCCTCGCGGAGCGGGCGGCGCGGCTGTTCGCGGCCGACGGGATCGCCTCGGTGGTCGTGGACTGCGAGTCGGGGCCGGTGCGGCTGGGGCTCGCCGGCCGGCTGGCCGGTGAGCTGGGCGGTACCGCGGTGACGCTGGAGGAGCTGCGGGCCGACTCGATCGCCGGGCTGGTCAGGGATGTGCAGGGAACGACGAGGAGGGCCGCGTAG
- a CDS encoding cobyrinate a,c-diamide synthase, whose translation MVSPPVPRLVVAAPSSGSGKTTVATGLMAAFAARGLAVSPHKVGPDYIDPGYHALATGRAGRNLDAYLCGPELVAPLFLHGARGCDLAVVEGVMGLYDGAAGEGELASTAQVAKLLRAPVVLVVDASSQSRSVAALVHGFASWDPQVRIGGVILNKVGSDRHEELLREALDASGVPVLGVLRRVARVETPSRHLGLVPVAERTSAAVDAVDAMAAQVARGCDLAALEALARSAGPLPAGSAPWTPGPSSARHPTRSAGSQAPGTARPAGERGPVVAVAGGSAFTFSYAEHTELLTAAGAEVVTFDPLRDEGLPEGTAGLVVGGGFPEVYAAELSANEPLRAAVADLARSGAPVAAECAGLLYLCRELDGRPMCGVLDATARMTERLTLGYRDAVAVGDSVLAVAGTRMRGHEFHRTVVEPGAGAAPAWGVRAPARRVEGFVQQGVHASYLHTHWASEPGVARRFVERCRTS comes from the coding sequence GTGGTGAGTCCGCCGGTGCCCCGGCTGGTCGTCGCCGCGCCCTCCTCGGGCAGCGGCAAGACCACCGTCGCCACGGGGCTGATGGCCGCGTTCGCCGCGCGGGGGCTCGCCGTGTCCCCGCACAAGGTCGGACCGGACTACATCGACCCCGGCTACCACGCGCTCGCCACCGGGCGGGCGGGACGCAACCTGGACGCGTACCTGTGCGGGCCGGAGCTGGTCGCCCCGCTGTTCCTGCACGGGGCGCGGGGGTGCGACCTCGCGGTCGTGGAGGGCGTGATGGGGCTGTACGACGGGGCCGCCGGGGAGGGGGAACTCGCCTCCACGGCCCAGGTCGCCAAGCTGCTGCGCGCGCCGGTCGTCCTCGTCGTGGACGCGTCGTCGCAGTCACGGTCGGTGGCGGCGCTGGTGCACGGGTTCGCGTCCTGGGACCCTCAGGTGCGGATCGGGGGCGTGATCCTGAACAAGGTGGGCTCCGACCGGCACGAGGAACTGCTGCGGGAGGCCCTGGACGCGTCGGGCGTGCCCGTCCTCGGGGTGCTGCGGCGCGTGGCCCGGGTGGAGACGCCGTCGCGGCATCTGGGGCTGGTACCGGTGGCGGAGCGGACCTCGGCCGCGGTCGATGCCGTGGACGCCATGGCGGCGCAGGTGGCCCGGGGCTGCGACCTGGCCGCCCTGGAGGCGCTGGCCCGCTCGGCGGGCCCCCTGCCGGCGGGCTCCGCCCCCTGGACCCCCGGTCCTTCGTCCGCCCGCCACCCGACTCGGTCCGCCGGGAGTCAGGCCCCCGGGACGGCCCGGCCGGCCGGGGAGCGAGGGCCCGTGGTCGCCGTCGCCGGGGGTTCCGCGTTCACCTTCTCCTACGCCGAGCACACCGAGCTGCTCACCGCCGCCGGGGCGGAGGTCGTCACCTTCGACCCGCTGCGGGACGAGGGTCTGCCCGAGGGGACCGCCGGGCTGGTCGTCGGGGGCGGGTTCCCCGAGGTGTACGCCGCCGAGCTGTCCGCCAACGAGCCGCTGCGGGCGGCCGTCGCGGACCTCGCGCGTTCCGGCGCGCCCGTGGCCGCAGAGTGCGCCGGGCTGCTCTATCTGTGCCGGGAGCTGGACGGGCGGCCGATGTGCGGGGTGCTGGACGCCACCGCGCGGATGACTGAGCGGCTGACTCTCGGCTACCGGGACGCCGTGGCCGTCGGCGACAGTGTGCTGGCGGTGGCCGGGACGCGGATGCGGGGCCACGAGTTCCACCGCACCGTCGTCGAGCCGGGCGCCGGTGCCGCCCCCGCCTGGGGGGTGCGGGCCCCGGCCCGGCGGGTCGAGGGATTTGTACAGCAGGGCGTGCACGCGAGTTATCTGCACACGCACTGGGCGTCCGAGCCCGGTGTCGCCCGTCGGTTCGTGGAGAGGTGCCGGACGTCATGA
- the cobN gene encoding cobaltochelatase subunit CobN encodes MSTVLLLSTADTDLLAARACGAGYRIGNPTRVDVAAELPALVEGADIAVVRLLGGKRAWEDGLAVLGASGIPTVLLGGEAVPDAELMAESSVPAGVVAEALKYLVEGGPENLLELSRFLSDTVLLTGEGFEGPRGMPEYGVHGDRPVVAGRPTVGVLFYRAHELSGNTAFVDTLCDAIEAHGANALPVYCGSLRGADAGLYRLLERADVLVATVLAAGGTHASQASAGGDEESWDIGALADLDVPVLQGLCLTSSRAAWEESDAALSPMDAAMQVAIPEFDGRLVTVPFSFKEQGPDDVPVYVADPERASRVAGIALRHARLKHKPNAEKKIALVFTAYPTKHSRVGNAVGLDTPASAVRVLDALRDAGYALTEYPAGGDELIHRLIEAGGHDVEWLTEEQLAAAPARVPLADYRAWFEKLDPGLRDAMTEAWGEPPGGLYVDGDDIVLASLRFGNVVVMIQPPRGFGENPIAIYHDPDMPPSHHYMAAYRWLEHGFGADAVVHMGKHGTMEWLPGKGLGLSAGCAPDAVLGDLPLIYPFIVNDPGEGTQAKRRGHATVVDHLVPPMARADTYGDLAKLEQLLDEYALVSDLDPAKAPAVRAQIWTLVKAAELHHDLHVDEQPDDTAFDEFVMHIDGYLCEIKDVQIRDGLHILGGGPVAEPRVNLVLAVLRASQVWGGQANAIPGLRASLAARFGLDEKELLAEPGAPVKVPAELTDLVGGPARTAADTIDLLEQLCRRLAEGMEARGWAAAECAPLVREVMGGELPAAETVLEFACTEVVPRLARTTDEIGHILRALDGGYVPAGPSGSPTRGLVNVLPTGRNFYSVDPKAIPSRLSWEVGQSLADSLVQRYLQDTGAYPESVGLTVWGTSAMRTQGDDIAEILALLGCRPVWDDASRRVTGFEVIPPAELGRPRIDVTVRISGFFRDAFPHVVGLIDDAVRTVAELDEPAESNYVRAHVDEDTAGHGDRRRATARIFGSKPGAYGAGLLPLIDARNWRSDADLAEVYAVWGGYAYGRGLDGRAARGDMETAFRRIAVAAKNVDTREHDLVDADDYFQYHGGMVAMVRHLTGANPEAYVGDSAVPDQVRTRTLGEETHRVFRARVVNPRWMAAMRRHGYKGAFEMAATVDYLFGYDATAGVVDDWMYEKLSAEYVFDPENRDFMKKSNPWALRGVTERLLEAADRGLWAEPDAQTLERLRATYLELEGDLEGDQ; translated from the coding sequence ATGAGCACAGTGTTGTTGTTGTCGACCGCCGACACGGATCTGCTGGCGGCCCGGGCCTGTGGCGCCGGCTACCGCATCGGCAACCCCACCCGTGTCGACGTCGCCGCGGAGCTGCCGGCCCTGGTCGAGGGCGCGGACATCGCCGTCGTACGGCTGCTGGGCGGCAAGCGCGCCTGGGAGGACGGGCTGGCGGTGCTGGGGGCGTCCGGGATCCCGACCGTGCTGCTGGGCGGCGAGGCCGTCCCGGACGCCGAGCTGATGGCCGAGTCGTCCGTGCCGGCCGGTGTGGTCGCCGAGGCGCTGAAGTACCTGGTCGAGGGCGGGCCGGAGAACCTGCTGGAGCTGTCCCGGTTCCTGTCGGACACCGTGCTGCTGACCGGTGAGGGCTTCGAGGGGCCGCGCGGCATGCCGGAGTACGGCGTGCACGGCGACCGCCCGGTCGTGGCCGGCCGCCCGACCGTGGGCGTCCTCTTCTACCGGGCGCACGAACTGAGCGGCAACACCGCCTTCGTGGACACGCTGTGCGACGCGATCGAGGCGCACGGCGCCAACGCCCTTCCCGTGTACTGCGGTTCGCTGCGCGGCGCGGACGCCGGGCTGTACCGGCTGCTGGAGCGGGCCGACGTGCTGGTGGCCACCGTCCTCGCGGCCGGCGGCACGCACGCCTCGCAGGCCTCGGCGGGCGGCGACGAGGAGTCCTGGGACATCGGCGCCCTCGCCGACCTCGACGTGCCCGTCCTGCAGGGCCTGTGCCTGACCTCCTCGCGGGCCGCGTGGGAGGAGTCCGACGCGGCCCTGTCCCCCATGGATGCGGCGATGCAGGTCGCGATCCCGGAGTTCGACGGCCGTCTCGTCACCGTCCCGTTCTCCTTCAAGGAGCAGGGTCCCGACGACGTGCCGGTGTACGTCGCCGACCCCGAGCGGGCCTCGCGGGTCGCCGGGATCGCCCTGCGGCACGCCCGGCTGAAGCACAAGCCGAACGCCGAGAAGAAGATCGCCCTGGTCTTCACCGCGTACCCGACCAAGCACTCCCGGGTCGGCAACGCGGTGGGTCTGGACACGCCCGCGTCCGCGGTGCGGGTGCTGGACGCGCTGCGGGACGCCGGCTACGCCCTGACCGAGTACCCCGCCGGCGGTGACGAACTGATCCACCGGCTGATCGAGGCCGGCGGCCACGACGTGGAATGGCTGACGGAGGAGCAGCTTGCCGCCGCGCCCGCCCGGGTGCCGCTGGCCGACTACCGGGCGTGGTTCGAGAAGCTGGACCCGGGGCTGCGGGACGCGATGACCGAGGCGTGGGGCGAGCCGCCGGGCGGCCTGTACGTGGACGGCGACGACATCGTGCTGGCGTCGCTGCGGTTCGGGAACGTCGTCGTGATGATCCAGCCGCCGCGCGGCTTCGGCGAGAACCCGATCGCGATCTACCACGACCCGGACATGCCGCCCTCCCACCACTACATGGCGGCCTACAGGTGGCTGGAGCACGGTTTCGGCGCCGACGCGGTCGTGCACATGGGCAAGCACGGCACGATGGAGTGGCTGCCGGGCAAGGGCCTGGGGCTCAGCGCCGGCTGCGCGCCGGACGCGGTCCTCGGCGACCTGCCGCTGATCTACCCGTTCATCGTGAACGACCCCGGTGAGGGCACCCAGGCCAAGCGGCGCGGGCACGCCACGGTCGTCGACCACCTGGTCCCGCCGATGGCCCGCGCCGACACGTACGGCGACCTGGCCAAGCTGGAGCAACTGCTCGACGAGTACGCCCTCGTCAGCGACCTCGACCCGGCGAAGGCGCCGGCCGTCCGCGCCCAGATCTGGACCCTGGTCAAGGCGGCGGAGCTGCACCACGACCTGCACGTGGACGAGCAGCCGGACGACACCGCGTTCGACGAGTTCGTCATGCACATCGACGGCTATCTGTGCGAGATCAAGGATGTGCAGATCCGGGACGGCCTGCACATCCTCGGCGGCGGACCGGTCGCCGAACCCCGGGTGAACCTCGTCCTCGCCGTGCTGCGCGCCTCACAGGTCTGGGGCGGGCAGGCGAACGCGATCCCCGGCCTGCGGGCCTCGCTCGCGGCCCGTTTCGGGCTGGACGAGAAGGAGTTGCTGGCCGAGCCGGGCGCCCCGGTGAAGGTGCCGGCCGAACTGACGGACCTGGTCGGCGGCCCGGCCCGGACCGCCGCCGACACGATCGACCTGCTGGAGCAGCTCTGCCGGCGGCTTGCGGAGGGCATGGAGGCGCGCGGCTGGGCCGCCGCCGAGTGCGCCCCCCTGGTCCGCGAGGTGATGGGCGGCGAGCTCCCGGCCGCCGAGACGGTGCTGGAGTTCGCCTGCACCGAGGTCGTACCGCGTCTCGCCCGCACGACCGACGAGATCGGGCACATCCTGCGGGCCCTGGACGGCGGTTACGTCCCGGCGGGCCCCTCGGGCTCCCCGACCCGCGGCCTGGTCAACGTGCTGCCGACCGGCCGGAACTTCTACTCGGTGGACCCCAAGGCCATCCCCTCCCGGCTGAGCTGGGAGGTCGGCCAGTCGCTGGCGGACTCGCTGGTGCAGCGCTACCTGCAGGACACCGGCGCGTACCCCGAGTCCGTGGGCCTCACGGTGTGGGGCACCTCGGCGATGCGCACCCAGGGCGACGACATCGCCGAGATCCTGGCGCTGCTGGGCTGCCGCCCGGTGTGGGACGACGCCTCGCGCCGCGTGACCGGCTTCGAGGTGATCCCGCCGGCCGAGCTGGGCCGCCCGCGCATCGACGTCACCGTCCGCATCTCCGGCTTCTTCCGGGACGCGTTCCCGCACGTCGTGGGGCTGATCGACGACGCGGTGCGGACGGTGGCCGAGCTGGACGAGCCGGCCGAGTCCAACTACGTGCGGGCGCACGTGGACGAGGACACCGCCGGGCACGGCGACCGGCGGCGGGCGACGGCCCGGATCTTCGGCTCGAAGCCGGGGGCCTACGGTGCCGGACTGCTGCCGCTGATCGACGCGCGCAACTGGCGTTCGGACGCCGACCTCGCCGAGGTGTACGCGGTGTGGGGCGGTTACGCCTACGGGCGCGGGCTCGACGGGCGGGCGGCGCGCGGGGACATGGAGACGGCGTTCCGGCGGATCGCCGTCGCGGCGAAGAACGTCGACACCCGCGAGCACGACCTGGTCGACGCCGACGACTACTTCCAGTACCACGGCGGCATGGTCGCCATGGTCCGGCACCTGACGGGCGCCAACCCCGAGGCGTACGTGGGCGACAGCGCCGTACCGGACCAGGTGAGGACCCGCACGCTGGGCGAGGAGACCCATCGCGTCTTCCGCGCCCGGGTCGTCAACCCGCGCTGGATGGCGGCCATGCGGCGGCACGGCTACAAGGGCGCCTTCGAGATGGCGGCGACCGTGGACTACCTGTTCGGGTACGACGCGACGGCCGGCGTGGTCGACGACTGGATGTACGAGAAGCTGAGCGCCGAGTACGTCTTCGACCCGGAGAACCGGGACTTCATGAAGAAGTCCAACCCGTGGGCGCTGCGCGGCGTCACCGAGCGGCTGCTGGAGGCGGCGGACCGCGGCCTGTGGGCGGAGCCGGACGCGCAGACGCTGGAGCGGCTGCGCGCCACCTACCTGGAGCTGGAAGGCGACTTGGAGGGCGACCAGTGA
- the cobM gene encoding precorrin-4 C(11)-methyltransferase, with the protein MADAPTGKVTFVGAGPGAADLLTFRAARAIAEADVVIWAASLVQAEVLEHAREDAEVLDSATMSLEDVVAVYRRAGDEGLRVARIHSGDPALWGGTQEQLDRCREIGIPTEIVPGVSSFSAVAAIAQRELTIPEVAQSVVLTRLGGGKTPMPPGEEVREFARHGTTMAVFLSAARSGQLVRELLEGGYPTDTPVVVAYQATWPEELVVRCTIGTLEETVKEHKLWKHTLFLVGPALDASGTRSHLYHPGHFHGYRKADPQARRALREQRAKS; encoded by the coding sequence ATGGCCGATGCCCCCACCGGCAAGGTGACCTTCGTCGGTGCCGGCCCCGGCGCCGCCGATCTGCTGACGTTCCGTGCCGCGCGTGCCATCGCCGAGGCCGACGTCGTGATCTGGGCCGCGAGCCTGGTCCAGGCGGAGGTCCTCGAACACGCCCGAGAGGACGCCGAGGTGCTGGACTCGGCGACCATGTCGCTGGAGGACGTCGTCGCCGTGTACCGGCGGGCCGGCGACGAGGGGCTGCGGGTCGCCCGCATCCACTCCGGCGACCCGGCCCTGTGGGGCGGTACGCAGGAGCAGCTTGACCGCTGCCGGGAGATCGGCATCCCGACCGAGATCGTCCCGGGCGTGTCCTCGTTCTCCGCGGTGGCCGCGATCGCGCAGCGGGAGCTGACGATCCCGGAGGTCGCCCAGTCCGTGGTGCTGACCCGTCTCGGCGGCGGCAAGACACCGATGCCGCCCGGGGAGGAGGTCCGCGAGTTCGCCCGGCACGGCACCACGATGGCCGTCTTCCTGTCGGCGGCGCGCAGCGGGCAGCTCGTGCGGGAGCTGCTGGAGGGCGGCTACCCCACGGACACGCCGGTGGTCGTCGCCTACCAGGCGACCTGGCCGGAGGAGCTGGTCGTGCGGTGCACGATCGGCACGCTGGAGGAGACGGTCAAGGAGCACAAGCTCTGGAAGCACACGCTGTTCCTCGTCGGCCCGGCCCTGGACGCCAGCGGCACCCGTTCGCACCTGTACCACCCCGGTCACTTCCACGGCTACCGGAAGGCCGACCCGCAGGCCCGGCGGGCCCTGCGCGAGCAGCGGGCGAAGAGTTGA
- the cobO gene encoding cob(I)yrinic acid a,c-diamide adenosyltransferase, with amino-acid sequence MPQGQPSVVPDDGLTTRQRRNRPLVVVHTGVGKGKSTAAFGLALRAWNQGWPIGVFQFVKSAKWKVGEENALRVLGASGEGGTVDWHKMGEGWSWVQRDIQGDNSTNEEKAREGWEQVKRDLAAETYRLYVLDEFAYPMHWGWVDTDEVVEVLRTRPGTQHVVITGRNAPEKLVDLADLVTDMSKVKHPMDAGQKGQKGIEW; translated from the coding sequence GTGCCGCAGGGACAGCCGAGTGTCGTACCGGACGACGGACTGACGACCCGTCAGCGCAGGAACCGCCCGCTGGTCGTGGTGCACACGGGCGTCGGCAAGGGCAAGTCCACCGCCGCGTTCGGGCTGGCGCTGCGCGCCTGGAACCAGGGGTGGCCCATCGGGGTGTTCCAGTTCGTCAAGTCGGCGAAGTGGAAGGTCGGCGAGGAGAACGCGCTGCGCGTGCTCGGCGCCTCCGGTGAGGGCGGGACCGTCGACTGGCACAAGATGGGCGAGGGCTGGTCCTGGGTCCAGCGCGACATCCAGGGTGACAACTCGACCAACGAGGAGAAGGCCCGCGAGGGCTGGGAGCAGGTCAAGCGGGACCTGGCCGCCGAGACGTACCGGCTGTACGTGCTGGACGAGTTCGCGTACCCGATGCACTGGGGCTGGGTCGACACGGACGAGGTCGTGGAGGTGCTGCGCACCCGTCCGGGCACCCAGCACGTGGTGATCACGGGGCGCAACGCGCCGGAGAAGCTGGTGGACCTCGCCGACCTCGTCACCGACATGTCCAAGGTCAAGCACCCCATGGACGCCGGTCAGAAGGGCCAGAAGGGCATCGAGTGGTGA
- the cobI gene encoding precorrin-2 C(20)-methyltransferase: MSSRLVGVGVGPGDPELVTVKGVNALRAAEIVVVPVMDSGERGRAEATVLHYVPREKVVRVVFALNERTDRARREAAWDAAGARVAELLRRHGSVAFATIGDPNVYSTFTYLAQTVGELVPGLAVETVPGITAMQDLAARSGAVLTEGTEPLTLVPVTAGSAVLKEALAGPGTVVAYKFGRQAAEVAEALAETGRLGDAVWGSALGLPEESVRPAAELDGAPLPYLSTLIAPPRRDGGRGGKL, encoded by the coding sequence ATGAGCAGCAGGCTGGTCGGAGTCGGGGTGGGTCCCGGTGATCCGGAGCTGGTGACCGTCAAGGGGGTCAACGCCCTGCGGGCGGCCGAGATCGTCGTCGTACCGGTCATGGACTCCGGCGAGCGGGGGCGGGCGGAGGCGACCGTGCTGCACTACGTGCCCCGGGAGAAGGTCGTCCGGGTGGTGTTCGCGCTGAACGAGCGGACCGACCGGGCGCGGCGGGAGGCGGCCTGGGACGCGGCCGGTGCCCGGGTCGCCGAGCTGCTGCGGCGGCACGGGTCGGTGGCGTTCGCGACCATCGGGGACCCGAACGTGTACTCGACGTTCACGTATCTCGCGCAGACCGTCGGGGAGCTGGTCCCGGGGCTCGCCGTGGAGACGGTGCCCGGCATCACCGCCATGCAGGATCTCGCGGCGCGGTCCGGTGCCGTGCTGACGGAGGGCACCGAACCGCTCACCCTCGTACCGGTCACCGCCGGGTCCGCCGTGCTGAAGGAGGCGCTGGCCGGGCCGGGGACGGTGGTGGCGTACAAGTTCGGGCGGCAGGCCGCGGAGGTCGCCGAGGCGCTGGCGGAGACCGGCCGGCTCGGGGACGCCGTGTGGGGGTCGGCGCTGGGTCTGCCGGAGGAGTCGGTGCGGCCGGCCGCCGAGCTGGACGGGGCGCCGCTGCCGTACCTGTCGACGCTCATCGCGCCCCCGCGGCGGGACGGCGGCCGGGGCGGGAAGCTGTGA
- a CDS encoding ZIP family metal transporter produces the protein MAVLVALGAFLMTLAGGWTAQRVTDRRHLVLGLAGGLMLGVVGLDLLPEALHAAGHEVFGVPAALLLFVAGFLLAHLVERTLAARRAAHGGGENGHRAPEVGLTAAGAMVGHSAMDGVAIGAAFQVGGGMGASVALAVIAHDFADGFNTFTLTSLYGNARRRAVGMLVADACAPLLGALSTAFVHIPEPVLGGYLGLFGGVLLYLAAAEILPEAHHEHPARPTLLCTVAGVLFVWLVVGLSG, from the coding sequence ATGGCGGTCCTCGTCGCGCTCGGCGCGTTCCTGATGACGCTGGCCGGCGGGTGGACGGCGCAGCGCGTGACCGACCGCCGCCATCTGGTCCTGGGCCTGGCCGGCGGGCTGATGCTCGGCGTGGTCGGACTGGACCTGCTGCCGGAGGCGCTGCACGCGGCCGGCCACGAGGTCTTCGGCGTACCCGCCGCCCTGCTGCTGTTCGTGGCCGGATTCCTGCTGGCCCATCTGGTGGAACGCACACTCGCCGCCCGCCGGGCGGCGCACGGGGGCGGCGAGAACGGCCACCGGGCGCCCGAGGTGGGCCTGACGGCGGCCGGCGCGATGGTGGGCCACAGCGCCATGGACGGCGTGGCGATCGGCGCGGCCTTCCAGGTCGGCGGCGGCATGGGCGCGTCCGTCGCGCTCGCCGTGATCGCCCACGACTTCGCCGACGGCTTCAACACCTTCACCCTCACCAGCCTGTACGGCAACGCGCGCCGCCGGGCCGTCGGCATGCTGGTGGCGGACGCCTGCGCACCCCTGCTGGGCGCGCTCTCGACGGCCTTCGTCCACATCCCCGAGCCGGTGCTCGGCGGCTATCTCGGCCTCTTCGGCGGCGTACTGCTCTACCTCGCCGCCGCCGAGATCCTCCCCGAGGCCCACCACGAGCACCCCGCCCGCCCCACCCTGCTGTGCACGGTGGCCGGCGTCCTGTTCGTCTGGCTCGTGGTCGGCCTGTCCGGCTGA